A single region of the Anaerolineales bacterium genome encodes:
- the rho gene encoding transcription termination factor Rho gives MDIAELETTTLDGLRTLARDVGIAGYSRLKKPDLILRLLRDKAEKQGHELRGGVLEIIDDGIGFLRSEHYLPGQDDIYVSQTQIRRFGLRTGDMVIGQVRPPKDTEKYFGLLRVEAVNGIDPEIAKSRPVFEQLTPIFPLTRFNLESNPRMLSTRLLNLIAPIGKGQRGLIVSPPKAGKTTVLKEIANAISKNHPEAHLMIVLIGERPEEVTDIDRSVDAEVVSSTFDDPVTDHVRVAEMALERAKRLVEVGKHVVIMLDSITRLTRAYNLTVPPSGRTLSGGLDPSALYPPKHFFGAARNIEEGGSLTIIATCLVDTNSKLDEVIYEEFKGTGNMELHLSRKLQERRIFPAFDIEKSSTRREELLLGPDILQRVFVMRRMFGQLVGDPMKDKDAGMGMIGATEALLTRLRQTDNNEEFLETLERG, from the coding sequence ATGGATATTGCAGAACTGGAAACCACGACCTTAGATGGTCTACGTACCCTCGCCCGCGATGTCGGCATTGCCGGCTACAGCCGCTTAAAGAAACCCGATTTGATCCTCCGCTTGCTCCGTGATAAGGCAGAAAAACAGGGGCATGAACTGCGTGGAGGTGTCTTAGAAATCATTGATGATGGCATTGGGTTTCTCCGCTCCGAACACTACCTCCCCGGTCAAGATGATATTTATGTCAGCCAGACACAAATTCGGCGCTTTGGGTTGCGGACGGGCGATATGGTCATTGGGCAAGTGCGCCCACCAAAAGATACAGAAAAGTATTTTGGCTTGCTAAGGGTAGAGGCGGTAAACGGCATTGATCCCGAAATTGCCAAGTCCCGTCCCGTTTTTGAGCAGTTGACGCCCATTTTCCCCCTCACACGCTTCAACCTTGAATCGAACCCCCGGATGCTTTCCACCCGCTTGTTAAACTTGATTGCCCCGATTGGCAAGGGGCAGCGCGGGTTGATCGTCTCTCCCCCGAAGGCGGGCAAAACCACAGTCCTAAAGGAAATTGCCAACGCTATCAGCAAAAATCACCCAGAAGCGCATCTAATGATCGTCCTCATTGGGGAGCGCCCTGAAGAAGTGACCGATATTGACCGCTCGGTGGATGCCGAAGTGGTCAGCAGCACCTTTGATGATCCGGTCACCGACCATGTACGTGTGGCAGAGATGGCGCTGGAGCGGGCAAAACGCCTTGTGGAAGTTGGGAAACACGTGGTGATCATGCTCGACAGCATCACTCGCCTGACCCGCGCCTACAACTTGACTGTGCCGCCGTCGGGACGGACGCTCTCTGGCGGTCTTGATCCCTCGGCGCTTTACCCGCCAAAGCATTTCTTTGGCGCGGCGCGTAACATTGAGGAAGGCGGTTCGCTGACGATCATCGCCACTTGCTTGGTGGATACCAACAGCAAGTTGGACGAGGTGATTTACGAGGAATTCAAGGGGACGGGCAACATGGAACTTCATCTGAGCCGGAAGCTCCAAGAACGGCGCATTTTCCCCGCCTTTGACATTGAAAAGTCCTCTACGCGGCGGGAAGAACTCCTCCTCGGACCGGATATTCTCCAGCGCGTGTTCGTCATGCGGCGGATGTTTGGTCAGTTGGTGGGCGACCCCATGAAAGACAAAGATGCGGGCATGGGGATGATCGGTGCAACGGAGGCGCTGCTCACCCGCCTTCGCCAAACGGATAACAACGAGGAATTCCTCGAAACGCTGGAACGTGGGTAA
- a CDS encoding N-acetyl-gamma-glutamyl-phosphate reductase: MSALSDTLRVSIIGASGYTGGEVLRLLLGHPNVEIGQITSESNAGKHVYSIHPNLRKVTNLQFVSATTIQPCDVLFLALPHGEAQKRIDHLAGLAKHIIDLSADFRLRNLAIYQTYYDEPHSAPAWVEKFIYGLPEINREALRGAQYASGVGCNATAATLALLPLVKAGLIDPTRPVTVDLKVGSSEGGATSSPGSHHPERSGVVRTFAAVGHRHEAEVAQSLGVGNVYLTVNSIEMVRGVMATAQVFTHPGTDDKALWRAYRAAYSDEPFVRIVHDKTGIHRHPEPKWLAGTNFADVGWEVQPETGRIVALCAIDNLGKGAAGSAVQCMNLMLGLPEGAGLGFAGLHP; the protein is encoded by the coding sequence ATGAGCGCCCTGAGCGACACATTGCGGGTGAGCATCATCGGGGCGTCGGGCTACACGGGTGGGGAGGTTTTGCGCCTTCTGCTCGGGCACCCCAACGTTGAAATCGGGCAAATCACCTCTGAATCGAACGCTGGGAAGCACGTCTACAGTATCCATCCTAATCTACGGAAGGTGACTAACCTTCAGTTCGTCTCAGCAACGACCATCCAGCCCTGTGATGTACTATTTTTGGCGCTCCCTCATGGGGAAGCACAAAAACGCATTGATCACCTCGCTGGCTTGGCAAAGCACATCATCGACCTCTCGGCAGATTTTCGGCTGCGCAACCTAGCGATCTATCAAACCTACTACGATGAACCTCACAGCGCCCCCGCATGGGTGGAGAAATTCATCTACGGGCTGCCGGAGATCAACCGCGAGGCATTGCGGGGCGCTCAGTATGCCAGCGGGGTGGGCTGCAACGCAACAGCGGCGACTCTCGCCCTCTTGCCCCTCGTCAAAGCCGGACTGATCGATCCCACACGTCCGGTGACCGTTGATCTCAAGGTAGGGTCATCAGAGGGTGGGGCGACAAGCAGTCCGGGCAGCCACCACCCCGAACGGAGCGGTGTTGTGCGCACCTTTGCCGCCGTCGGACACCGCCACGAGGCAGAGGTTGCCCAATCGTTGGGTGTGGGGAATGTCTATCTGACGGTGAATAGCATTGAGATGGTGCGTGGGGTCATGGCGACGGCACAAGTCTTTACCCATCCGGGGACAGACGATAAGGCGCTGTGGCGTGCCTACCGCGCCGCCTACAGCGACGAGCCGTTCGTGCGCATTGTTCACGATAAAACGGGGATTCACCGTCACCCTGAACCAAAGTGGCTGGCAGGCACAAACTTTGCCGATGTTGGGTGGGAGGTACAGCCGGAAACGGGGCGTATCGTCGCCCTTTGTGCGATAGATAATCTTGGTAAGGGGGCGGCGGGCAGCGCCGTGCAGTGTATGAATCTGATGCTTGGCTTGCCTGAGGGGGCGGGGCTAGGTTTTGCCGGACTGCATCCCTAG
- the lysX gene encoding lysine biosynthesis protein LysX: MSSATALRVGIIASRIRVEEKHLLTAFEARGAAVTLINDDELIFTTGMATLPYDVILERSVSTSRGLYALHLLEAAGNRCINRWQTANTCADKLLTTTALEKAGVAQPRCKVAFTAESALIAIEEFGYPVVLKPVIGSWGRLLARVNDRDAAEAILEHKEVLGGFQHGIFYIQELIRKPGRDIRAFVVGDEVICAIYRNSPHWITNTARGGKAANCPVTPDLADISRRAAQAVGGGIVAIDVLEDPDRGFLINEINHTMEFRNSIEPTGVDIPGRVADYALALAAERIAQ; this comes from the coding sequence GTGAGCAGCGCAACCGCTCTCCGTGTTGGGATCATCGCCTCGCGCATCCGCGTGGAGGAAAAACACCTGCTCACCGCCTTTGAAGCACGCGGCGCAGCCGTGACCCTAATCAACGATGATGAACTCATTTTTACCACAGGCATGGCGACCCTCCCCTACGATGTGATCCTCGAACGCTCAGTGAGTACCTCACGAGGGCTGTATGCCTTGCATCTGTTAGAGGCAGCGGGCAACCGCTGTATCAACCGCTGGCAGACGGCGAACACCTGCGCCGATAAACTGCTGACGACAACGGCGCTTGAGAAGGCGGGTGTGGCACAGCCGCGCTGCAAGGTTGCTTTTACCGCGGAGTCGGCGCTCATCGCCATTGAGGAATTCGGCTATCCTGTCGTCCTTAAGCCCGTGATCGGCTCATGGGGAAGGCTCTTGGCGCGAGTGAATGATCGGGATGCAGCCGAGGCAATCCTCGAACATAAAGAGGTCTTGGGCGGCTTTCAACACGGCATTTTCTACATTCAAGAGTTGATTCGCAAACCCGGACGGGATATTCGGGCATTCGTTGTCGGTGATGAGGTGATCTGCGCCATCTACCGAAATTCCCCTCACTGGATCACAAACACAGCGCGGGGCGGCAAAGCGGCAAACTGCCCCGTGACGCCCGACCTTGCCGATATTTCCCGGCGGGCGGCGCAAGCGGTGGGTGGCGGGATCGTGGCGATTGATGTCTTAGAAGACCCGGATCGCGGGTTTTTGATTAATGAGATCAATCATACGATGGAGTTTCGCAACAGCATTGAGCCTACCGGTGTCGATATTCCGGGGCGCGTTGCCGACTACGCCCTCGCCCTTGCCGCTGAGAGGATCGCCCAATGA
- the lysW gene encoding lysine biosynthesis protein LysW — translation MSSNCPECDAVIDLTKPMRGEIVSCPDCGVELEVTALEPLTLEPAPMEQEDWGE, via the coding sequence ATGTCCTCGAATTGTCCCGAATGTGACGCCGTGATCGATCTGACCAAGCCCATGCGGGGCGAGATCGTCTCTTGCCCGGATTGTGGCGTTGAACTTGAAGTGACTGCCCTAGAGCCGCTGACCCTTGAACCCGCGCCGATGGAACAGGAGGATTGGGGAGAGTGA
- a CDS encoding ATP-binding cassette domain-containing protein translates to MADQPPSATLSIRGGEIDERLPSLRITPDVGAPFTVRLAQRLANIGADASQDITVNMPGVEKRHARLVQEGTSYRLYDLTEFNGVLVNDQSIEGSALLRDGNTIRLQGRDKRGVTIQYSNPIERALGSESVGKVYPLENFPITIGRDPKAAISLHSGAVSWRHAEIIQAGNGHILRDLGSENGTFVNDRPLKTNGEYRLVPDDVIRIDLALFVYKGKALIRLAATQRFEMDAVNLEMTYQTGMIRKRTLNTMREVALSLKPKDFVAVIGGSGSGKSTLLKALNGAYRATGGQVLINGRNFYENYDLYQPLVGYVPQFDIVQDALTVFQCLTFGARLRFPNEPEEARLERVERVLKDLELTDFRERFVGRLSGGQRKRVSIALELMAEPSMLFLDEPSSGLDPGLDKSLMNTLRNLANRGHVVVVVTHTTLNIELCDYVAFMARGHLVYFGPPKDALTFFGAQDYSEVYNRVQQIPEVATAQAANQTMVFNVATAQNAMKGDKIGAQEAAKLWADRFRTSPIYASYVTERLGKAGQESLRQTGGKGSGESVLGNKRLQGARRGTFMQQARVLTDRTVALVRRDTRTIIALLLILPLVGLFLGLISRDQVENTRGKMFISRGDSSDYLLILDKLPLEPVATVAPTNLTPTPNAESSATATPTPTGGGTGGSSGRANSQPQVRGVGTFSPASEAQRLLFIVALAITLFGIFASAYTVVSEKTLFLRERMVNLRVIPYLASKVIVYTALAVISCVLLMITVSFGVELPAKGVILPGIIEIFVTMALTAAAGVSIGVFISAISKETNAVTYTVLAVLFLQILFPGVLFKMDGALEPLSRLTVTRWSLEALGGTVDIVQRNAEGRIVVETVPVNPRTGQPLTGAPAAKQYFPAPPALNVTYPITPDGLVIRWGALLVFSVVFLSGAALVLRRGEGL, encoded by the coding sequence ATGGCTGACCAACCACCAAGCGCGACGCTCTCCATACGGGGGGGCGAAATTGACGAACGGCTACCAAGCCTACGGATTACACCTGACGTTGGCGCACCCTTCACGGTTCGTTTGGCGCAGCGTCTTGCCAATATCGGCGCGGATGCCAGTCAAGACATTACCGTGAACATGCCCGGTGTGGAAAAACGCCATGCCCGCCTTGTTCAGGAAGGGACAAGTTACCGCCTCTACGATCTGACCGAATTCAACGGCGTCCTCGTCAACGATCAATCTATCGAAGGGAGCGCCCTCCTTCGCGACGGCAACACGATCCGCCTTCAGGGGCGTGATAAACGCGGGGTGACCATCCAATATTCCAACCCGATTGAGCGGGCGTTGGGCAGTGAATCGGTGGGGAAGGTCTATCCCCTGGAAAATTTCCCTATTACCATTGGACGCGATCCGAAGGCGGCTATTTCGCTCCACAGTGGGGCTGTCTCGTGGCGGCACGCCGAGATTATCCAAGCCGGCAATGGGCATATCCTGCGCGATTTGGGCAGCGAAAACGGCACATTCGTCAATGATCGCCCCCTGAAAACGAACGGCGAATACCGCCTTGTCCCCGATGACGTGATCCGCATTGATTTGGCGCTGTTTGTCTACAAAGGAAAAGCACTCATCCGCTTGGCAGCGACACAGCGTTTCGAGATGGACGCCGTGAACCTCGAAATGACCTACCAAACAGGGATGATTCGCAAGCGGACGCTGAACACGATGCGGGAGGTTGCTCTCTCTCTAAAGCCAAAAGATTTCGTGGCGGTGATTGGCGGGAGCGGATCGGGAAAATCGACACTGCTTAAGGCGCTGAACGGCGCGTATCGGGCGACGGGTGGGCAAGTGCTGATCAACGGGCGCAATTTTTACGAAAATTACGACCTCTATCAACCGCTGGTGGGGTATGTTCCCCAGTTCGACATTGTGCAAGACGCGCTGACGGTCTTTCAGTGCCTCACCTTTGGGGCGCGGCTGCGTTTCCCCAACGAGCCAGAAGAAGCCCGCTTGGAGCGCGTTGAGCGCGTTCTGAAAGACCTTGAACTGACCGATTTTCGAGAGCGCTTTGTGGGACGCTTGAGCGGCGGGCAGCGCAAGCGTGTGAGCATTGCCCTTGAACTCATGGCAGAGCCGAGCATGTTGTTCCTTGATGAACCGTCCTCCGGGCTTGATCCGGGGTTGGATAAATCGCTGATGAACACGCTGCGCAACCTTGCTAACCGAGGGCATGTCGTCGTCGTGGTCACCCATACAACGCTGAACATTGAACTCTGTGATTACGTGGCATTCATGGCGCGTGGGCATTTGGTCTACTTCGGACCACCGAAAGACGCCCTGACATTCTTCGGGGCGCAAGATTATTCCGAAGTCTACAATCGCGTCCAGCAAATTCCCGAAGTGGCAACGGCACAGGCGGCAAACCAGACAATGGTCTTTAATGTCGCCACCGCTCAAAACGCCATGAAGGGCGATAAGATCGGCGCACAAGAGGCAGCCAAACTGTGGGCAGATCGGTTTCGCACCAGCCCGATCTACGCCAGCTATGTCACGGAGCGGTTGGGCAAGGCAGGTCAGGAAAGCCTTCGCCAAACAGGGGGCAAAGGCAGCGGCGAAAGTGTTCTGGGCAACAAGCGTTTGCAAGGGGCGCGGCGGGGGACGTTCATGCAGCAGGCGCGGGTGCTGACGGATCGCACGGTGGCGCTTGTCCGCCGTGATACGCGGACGATCATCGCGCTCTTGCTGATCTTGCCGCTAGTGGGCTTATTCTTGGGGTTAATCAGCCGCGATCAGGTTGAAAACACGCGGGGAAAGATGTTTATCAGTCGCGGCGATAGCAGCGATTACCTTCTCATCCTCGACAAACTCCCGCTTGAACCCGTCGCCACTGTCGCCCCGACAAACCTGACCCCAACGCCCAACGCCGAAAGCAGCGCCACCGCAACACCCACCCCAACAGGCGGGGGAACAGGCGGCTCTAGTGGGCGGGCGAATTCCCAACCCCAAGTGCGTGGGGTGGGGACGTTTTCTCCGGCAAGCGAGGCACAGCGGTTGCTGTTCATCGTCGCCCTTGCCATCACCTTGTTTGGTATTTTCGCCTCGGCATACACAGTAGTCAGCGAGAAAACGCTCTTTCTGCGCGAACGGATGGTCAATCTGCGGGTGATTCCCTACCTTGCCTCGAAGGTGATCGTCTACACAGCGCTGGCGGTGATCAGTTGTGTGCTGCTGATGATCACCGTGTCGTTTGGGGTTGAGCTTCCGGCAAAGGGCGTGATCTTGCCCGGGATTATCGAAATCTTCGTCACGATGGCGCTGACAGCGGCGGCAGGGGTGAGCATCGGAGTGTTCATCTCGGCAATCAGCAAGGAGACGAACGCCGTTACCTATACCGTCCTTGCTGTTTTGTTTCTGCAAATTCTCTTTCCGGGGGTCTTGTTCAAGATGGATGGGGCGCTTGAGCCACTCTCGCGGCTGACGGTGACGCGCTGGTCGCTAGAGGCTCTCGGTGGCACGGTGGATATTGTGCAGCGGAACGCTGAAGGGCGCATTGTCGTGGAGACGGTCCCCGTCAACCCACGCACAGGACAGCCATTGACGGGTGCGCCTGCTGCCAAGCAGTATTTCCCTGCCCCACCTGCGCTCAACGTGACCTACCCGATAACGCCGGACGGGTTGGTTATTCGGTGGGGGGCGCTGCTCGTCTTTTCGGTGGTCTTTCTGAGCGGGGCAGCGCTTGTCCTAAGACGCGGCGAGGGGTTGTGA
- the thrC gene encoding threonine synthase: MNAPLSVLRCMDCGHTHDLDDPVYVCGKCGGLLDVIHDLERLRPLISRELFDERLREVDAPYNSGVWRYKELVFPAAAEDKIVTRGEGNTTLYRPPAPLAAWVGADRLQLKHEGENPTGSFKDRGMTGGMTHATLVRASSALCASTGNTSASMASYAAMAGIQALVFFPEGNIAMGKLAQSVAYGAINVQVKGDFDTCLDLVRQACRTFGIYLLNSVNPFRLEGQKTIVLELMQQRKWRVPDWIVLPGGNLGNTSAFGKALHEMHTLGLIDRLPRLAVIQAAGAAPFYASYATGFQDRHSVKATTLATAIKIGNPASFTKAMRALAWTNGIVASVSDQAIMDAKAQIDSAGIGCEPASAASVAGVRKLIAEGVIERGAEIVAVLTGHLLKDPNLIIDYHGGTLTGITSTYANHLRTIEPTLEAVESLLRGAAVQPT; this comes from the coding sequence ATGAACGCCCCCCTAAGCGTCTTGCGCTGTATGGATTGCGGACACACCCACGATCTGGATGATCCGGTCTATGTCTGCGGAAAATGCGGCGGATTGCTGGATGTCATTCACGATTTGGAACGCCTTCGCCCGTTGATCAGCCGTGAACTCTTTGATGAGCGGCTGCGGGAGGTGGACGCACCGTATAACAGCGGGGTGTGGCGCTATAAGGAACTGGTTTTCCCCGCCGCAGCGGAAGATAAGATCGTCACGCGGGGGGAGGGGAACACGACGCTTTACCGTCCCCCTGCACCCTTAGCCGCATGGGTCGGCGCAGATCGGCTGCAATTAAAACACGAGGGAGAAAACCCAACCGGATCGTTCAAAGATCGAGGGATGACCGGCGGCATGACCCATGCGACGTTGGTCAGAGCGAGCAGCGCCCTTTGTGCCTCAACGGGAAACACGTCCGCATCGATGGCGTCCTACGCGGCAATGGCGGGGATTCAAGCCCTCGTCTTTTTCCCAGAGGGCAATATTGCGATGGGCAAGTTGGCGCAGTCCGTTGCTTATGGGGCGATCAACGTTCAGGTCAAAGGCGATTTTGACACCTGCCTTGATCTTGTCCGCCAAGCCTGCCGGACGTTTGGGATTTACCTGTTGAATTCGGTGAACCCCTTTCGCTTGGAAGGGCAAAAGACAATTGTCTTGGAATTGATGCAGCAGCGAAAATGGCGTGTCCCTGATTGGATCGTGCTGCCCGGCGGCAATCTGGGAAATACCTCTGCCTTTGGCAAAGCGCTCCACGAGATGCACACCCTCGGTCTGATAGACCGCCTGCCGCGCCTTGCCGTCATTCAAGCGGCGGGGGCTGCCCCCTTTTATGCCAGTTACGCTACTGGGTTTCAAGATCGTCATAGTGTCAAAGCGACGACCCTTGCCACCGCGATCAAGATTGGGAATCCGGCGAGCTTTACAAAGGCGATGCGGGCGTTGGCATGGACAAACGGCATTGTCGCCAGCGTGAGCGATCAAGCAATTATGGATGCCAAAGCACAGATTGACAGTGCCGGGATCGGCTGTGAGCCAGCATCGGCGGCATCGGTGGCGGGCGTGCGTAAGCTGATCGCGGAGGGCGTTATCGAGCGCGGGGCAGAGATCGTCGCCGTGCTGACCGGACATCTACTGAAAGACCCCAACCTGATCATTGATTATCATGGCGGGACACTGACGGGCATCACCAGCACTTATGCCAACCATCTGCGCACGATAGAGCCAACCCTAGAGGCGGTAGAATCCCTGCTGCGGGGGGCGGCGGTGCAGCCGACCTAA
- the pheA gene encoding prephenate dehydratase, which yields MTIVAFQGVHGAYSEEAIRLKYGESAETMPCASFDELFRAVESRRATLGMLPVENSLAGTVATSYELLLDFDLRIQAEVILRVRHALLAPAGTTIQDVRRVRSHPQALAQCERYLARRGFQAIVHFDTAGSARDLAAAPEPNTASIASALAGKRYDLEVLDYGIEDQPFNYTRFFVIGHGTPPVEAGIPMKTSVVFALQDAPGALYGALGEFASRGINLTKIESKPRRNKPWQYYFYLDFDGRVDDPLCDTALMGLLKRTAILKLLGSYPAAAPTADDNDNGEH from the coding sequence ATGACGATCGTTGCTTTTCAAGGTGTTCACGGTGCATATTCCGAAGAAGCAATTCGCCTAAAGTATGGCGAAAGCGCCGAAACGATGCCCTGCGCCTCCTTTGATGAACTCTTTCGCGCCGTTGAATCACGGCGGGCAACACTGGGAATGCTGCCAGTGGAAAACTCGCTTGCTGGCACAGTGGCAACCAGCTATGAACTGCTTCTTGATTTTGATCTGCGCATCCAAGCGGAGGTCATCCTTCGCGTGCGGCACGCCCTTCTTGCTCCGGCAGGGACGACGATTCAAGATGTGCGGCGCGTGCGTTCTCATCCCCAAGCCTTGGCGCAATGTGAGCGCTACCTCGCACGGCGCGGCTTTCAAGCTATTGTTCATTTTGATACGGCGGGGAGCGCCCGTGATCTTGCCGCCGCGCCAGAACCAAACACCGCCTCCATTGCCAGCGCCCTTGCCGGAAAGCGCTACGACTTAGAAGTTTTAGACTACGGAATCGAAGATCAGCCCTTCAACTACACGCGCTTCTTCGTCATTGGGCATGGGACACCGCCTGTGGAGGCAGGCATACCGATGAAAACGTCCGTCGTCTTTGCCCTTCAGGATGCACCGGGGGCGCTTTATGGGGCGTTGGGAGAGTTTGCCTCACGGGGGATCAACCTGACCAAGATCGAATCGAAACCGCGCCGCAACAAGCCCTGGCAATATTACTTCTACCTTGATTTCGATGGACGGGTGGACGACCCCCTCTGTGATACTGCCCTGATGGGTCTGCTCAAGCGAACGGCGATTTTGAAACTACTCGGCTCATACCCGGCGGCAGCCCCTACCGCAGACGATAACGACAACGGAGAACATTGA
- a CDS encoding polymer-forming cytoskeletal protein, whose translation MFGRTKSTPHGAQNPPETPSTPSGNTAMTPAPAPRQPIGYETVIGSNTTIKGDLRSKANVRIDGTVEGAVDIEGNVMVGETARITANVIARNEAKIAGAVRGNINARKVHLARTGRVWGDITAVSIIADEGAFIEGKITMTGHPAGTQGFTEALPAPGITMLRSELIVEGEHIEAEVVDDDFRTHEDKK comes from the coding sequence ATGTTTGGACGCACGAAATCGACCCCACATGGGGCGCAAAACCCACCGGAAACACCATCAACACCTAGCGGAAATACAGCTATGACCCCTGCCCCTGCCCCACGCCAACCGATTGGCTATGAAACGGTGATCGGCTCAAACACAACGATCAAGGGCGATCTGCGCAGCAAAGCGAACGTTCGCATTGATGGCACAGTGGAGGGGGCAGTAGACATTGAAGGAAATGTCATGGTTGGAGAGACGGCACGCATCACGGCGAATGTCATTGCCCGCAACGAAGCGAAAATTGCCGGAGCGGTGCGCGGGAATATCAACGCCCGCAAGGTTCACCTTGCCCGCACCGGGCGCGTATGGGGCGACATCACAGCGGTGAGCATCATTGCTGATGAAGGAGCGTTCATTGAAGGGAAAATTACAATGACCGGACATCCCGCTGGCACACAGGGCTTTACCGAGGCACTCCCCGCACCGGGAATTACGATGCTCCGCTCGGAATTGATCGTTGAGGGTGAGCATATTGAGGCGGAAGTGGTGGACGACGATTTCCGCACGCACGAAGACAAGAAATAA
- a CDS encoding HEAT repeat domain-containing protein encodes MAEADFFALIDKLRDDPDPKVRRGAARELGALRNPDAISFLVQAYRNDGDGSVQQAARDALLIYRRMEYEGRGETPSGGGGVSSELAGRLRNILTVVLVLTLVGNAGLFVAKTILNRPPGDVVLTAPTPREELTAEFEARLAQIRAEIERPIAANTRETLRTLFTTFQTEIEALNKLPKCQTLDPSALSAFKVADLNAYTYPDLGRGGQELSQAVDEFLRIRNAYARFCAFTTLDDLKRDLDIQPGGAQTLVQRLDELGKKLDQITDILRASRESPLPTRGPTATPIPTDVPTLAPTPTGAEVVVQPTAATTASGNETPPPTISEGTPLPPPTAVPTPTATPIPEFIFRGLGLEVYQAVQYRFEVKYEGRDPRSQEIIGGLQLTVTRRETPLVARYGVAIRDRADILVGQNYLAPSFNVIGQSSFTIKDGVIYQVDPTKGTCAAFRATDARLAAFNDPGFVGKFLPPEVSGGDINALNLQLTQTVGNLTTYEGAAVNTTNEGVQEQYTIRAAVYSDTGVLQAWSLTRKATAPAGYTRTILTDLSIDYTLINVDNQVNTEAIAVELQCANVRVQ; translated from the coding sequence ATGGCAGAGGCAGATTTTTTCGCCCTGATCGATAAACTCCGTGATGATCCCGATCCAAAGGTGCGGCGCGGGGCAGCCAGAGAGCTTGGGGCGCTCCGCAACCCGGACGCTATCTCGTTCCTTGTGCAGGCGTACCGCAACGATGGCGATGGGAGTGTTCAGCAAGCGGCACGCGATGCACTTCTGATCTACCGCCGGATGGAGTATGAGGGGCGCGGCGAGACACCCTCAGGCGGGGGCGGCGTCTCCTCCGAACTTGCCGGACGGCTACGGAACATCCTGACCGTCGTCTTGGTGTTGACTCTCGTTGGAAATGCCGGACTCTTTGTGGCGAAAACGATCCTGAATCGCCCGCCGGGGGATGTTGTCCTTACCGCGCCAACCCCCCGCGAAGAACTGACCGCAGAGTTTGAGGCGCGCCTGGCACAGATTCGCGCCGAGATTGAACGCCCCATTGCGGCGAACACCCGTGAGACTTTGCGGACGTTGTTCACTACCTTCCAAACGGAGATTGAGGCGCTGAACAAACTCCCTAAGTGCCAGACGCTTGACCCAAGCGCCCTGAGCGCCTTCAAGGTTGCCGATCTGAACGCCTATACCTACCCCGATTTGGGGCGTGGCGGGCAGGAACTTTCCCAAGCGGTGGATGAATTTTTGCGCATCCGCAACGCATACGCACGCTTTTGCGCCTTCACCACCCTTGACGACCTAAAACGGGATTTGGACATTCAGCCCGGTGGGGCGCAGACTCTCGTCCAGCGCTTGGACGAATTGGGAAAGAAACTCGATCAAATTACCGATATTCTGCGTGCCAGCCGCGAAAGCCCGCTCCCCACACGGGGACCCACCGCCACGCCCATCCCAACTGATGTGCCAACACTTGCCCCCACCCCCACCGGCGCAGAGGTCGTCGTCCAGCCAACAGCGGCGACGACGGCAAGTGGCAACGAAACGCCGCCGCCCACCATCAGCGAGGGAACACCCCTGCCGCCGCCCACCGCCGTTCCAACGCCCACGGCCACGCCCATCCCTGAATTCATCTTTCGCGGCTTGGGGCTAGAGGTCTATCAGGCAGTTCAATACCGCTTTGAAGTGAAATATGAGGGGCGCGATCCGCGTAGCCAAGAGATCATCGGCGGGTTGCAATTGACCGTGACCCGCCGCGAGACGCCGCTGGTTGCTCGTTATGGGGTCGCCATTCGGGATCGCGCCGATATTCTCGTTGGGCAGAATTACCTCGCCCCCAGTTTCAATGTGATCGGGCAAAGTTCGTTCACCATCAAGGATGGGGTGATCTACCAAGTAGACCCAACGAAAGGGACGTGTGCCGCGTTCCGCGCAACAGACGCCCGTCTTGCCGCCTTCAATGACCCCGGCTTTGTTGGGAAGTTCCTTCCCCCAGAGGTTTCCGGCGGGGACATCAACGCCCTGAACTTGCAGCTAACCCAGACAGTGGGCAACCTGACAACTTATGAAGGGGCGGCGGTAAATACAACGAATGAAGGTGTGCAAGAGCAGTACACCATCCGAGCGGCGGTCTATAGCGATACAGGGGTTTTGCAGGCGTGGTCGTTAACCCGCAAAGCTACCGCCCCAGCCGGCTATACCCGCACGATCCTGACCGATCTTTCGATTGACTACACGCTGATCAACGTTGATAATCAGGTGAACACCGAGGCAATCGCCGTCGAACTTCAATGTGCCAATGTACGGGTACAGTAG